The Urbifossiella limnaea genome has a window encoding:
- a CDS encoding FG-GAP-like repeat-containing protein, translating into MHLPRRLLVPVAALVAVALTPRVAPAYAEAVMSFGSVVNQSTNVVLMTVTRVDKTQNLIIYEKVADLKGKHPQQTIKHNIGRGGLRPGEWQEIMNWAEVGKQAVFFHNGGASETYIGVTWYQAYPQGEWWGMSHGEPYLLRSYAGRIDRLQGIMADMMAGKEVVVPCMVDGDKEAIHKKTARVQRLKASLKLNDYNPKRDFVGWGGEDIRALNGMPGFSKYAGLTKLDAEAQAVSVVDFDNDGKQDVLLLAAGKVGLYQNGGDSYAETPLPGLTGGARSAVWADHNGDGIPDLLLATADGPRLYTNLGKGQFRDDSSRLPKESGYDLTAAAWGDFDGDGKADILLGNGYHGLRLYRNTRPEVAKAPPPPKLGDWHVIGMFRAANPADNVKTAFPVETEAFAAGKTYKGKRDMPVTWAKKQLKDGEAHQFAELGANQATYLFREVEAAAAAEVAVSITSPGTLTVWVNGEKAYHAEQAKADPHAVSLKLRPGKNVLLVKVCVAEQVAGITFALGSGASGPPGPWFADVSSAWGLSETEHRGDTLTVADFDGDGRPDVLYGAGTGMLFRNTGGKLERKADSGVSYRPGRIGPALADFDGDGHPDLFIPQADGRCKLYRNAGTGTFAEVTAQAGDLAKGIPGAVTAAWGDFDNDGHPDLLVGCLRGVNRYFKNNGNGTFTDRSVEVGLTTRVFNTQAAAFADLNGDGQLDLILANEGLESAILFGARQDAMPRTPVVVALNGSPGLSGGRVVVKDMNGKAVATSCVCGGDGRGGNALAPRFALAPGSYRVEVTAPGGRTAGAALDVQTSPITVRVQ; encoded by the coding sequence ATGCACCTCCCCCGCCGGCTCCTGGTGCCCGTGGCCGCATTGGTCGCGGTCGCCCTCACCCCCCGCGTCGCCCCGGCCTATGCCGAGGCCGTCATGTCCTTCGGGTCGGTCGTCAACCAGTCCACGAACGTCGTGCTAATGACCGTCACCCGGGTGGACAAGACGCAGAATCTCATCATCTACGAGAAGGTGGCCGATCTGAAGGGGAAGCACCCGCAGCAGACGATCAAGCACAACATCGGCCGCGGCGGGCTCCGGCCGGGCGAGTGGCAGGAGATCATGAACTGGGCCGAGGTCGGCAAGCAGGCGGTGTTCTTCCACAACGGCGGGGCCAGCGAGACGTACATCGGCGTGACGTGGTACCAGGCGTACCCGCAGGGCGAGTGGTGGGGCATGTCCCACGGCGAGCCGTACCTGCTGCGGTCGTACGCGGGGCGGATCGACCGCCTGCAAGGGATCATGGCCGACATGATGGCCGGCAAGGAGGTGGTGGTGCCGTGCATGGTGGACGGCGACAAGGAGGCGATACACAAGAAGACGGCCCGCGTGCAGCGGCTGAAGGCCAGCCTGAAGCTGAACGACTACAACCCGAAGCGCGACTTCGTGGGCTGGGGCGGAGAGGACATCCGGGCGCTGAACGGGATGCCCGGGTTCAGCAAGTACGCCGGCCTCACGAAGCTCGACGCCGAGGCGCAGGCGGTGTCGGTCGTGGACTTCGACAACGACGGCAAGCAGGACGTGCTCCTCCTCGCGGCGGGGAAGGTGGGGCTGTACCAGAACGGCGGCGACAGTTATGCCGAGACGCCGCTACCGGGCCTCACCGGCGGCGCCCGTTCCGCCGTGTGGGCCGACCACAACGGCGACGGCATACCCGACTTGCTCTTAGCGACCGCCGACGGCCCGCGGCTGTACACGAACCTGGGCAAGGGCCAGTTCCGCGACGACTCCTCCCGCCTCCCCAAAGAATCCGGCTACGACCTGACCGCGGCCGCGTGGGGCGACTTCGACGGCGACGGCAAGGCCGACATTCTCCTCGGCAACGGCTACCACGGCCTGCGGCTGTACCGCAACACGCGGCCCGAGGTGGCGAAGGCGCCGCCGCCGCCGAAGCTGGGCGACTGGCACGTCATCGGCATGTTCCGCGCGGCGAACCCGGCGGACAACGTGAAGACCGCGTTCCCCGTCGAGACGGAGGCGTTCGCCGCCGGCAAGACGTACAAGGGGAAGCGCGACATGCCCGTGACGTGGGCCAAGAAGCAACTCAAGGACGGCGAAGCGCACCAGTTCGCCGAGCTGGGCGCGAACCAGGCGACGTACCTGTTCCGCGAGGTGGAGGCGGCCGCCGCCGCAGAGGTGGCGGTGAGCATCACGAGCCCCGGTACGCTGACCGTGTGGGTGAACGGCGAGAAGGCGTACCACGCCGAGCAGGCGAAGGCCGACCCGCACGCCGTGTCGCTGAAGCTGCGGCCGGGCAAGAACGTGCTGCTGGTGAAAGTGTGCGTCGCCGAGCAAGTGGCGGGTATTACCTTCGCGCTCGGCAGCGGCGCGAGCGGCCCGCCGGGGCCGTGGTTCGCCGACGTGTCCTCGGCGTGGGGGCTCAGCGAGACCGAACACCGCGGCGACACGCTCACCGTTGCCGACTTCGACGGCGACGGCCGGCCGGACGTGCTGTACGGCGCCGGCACCGGAATGCTGTTTCGGAACACCGGCGGCAAGCTCGAACGGAAGGCTGACAGCGGCGTCAGTTACCGCCCCGGCCGCATCGGCCCGGCGCTCGCCGACTTCGACGGCGACGGCCACCCCGACCTGTTCATCCCGCAGGCCGACGGCAGGTGCAAGCTCTACCGCAACGCCGGCACCGGCACCTTCGCCGAAGTGACGGCACAGGCCGGCGACCTGGCGAAAGGCATCCCTGGTGCGGTCACCGCGGCGTGGGGCGACTTCGACAACGACGGCCACCCCGACCTGCTGGTCGGCTGCCTGCGCGGCGTGAACCGCTACTTCAAGAACAACGGCAACGGCACGTTCACCGACCGCTCGGTGGAGGTCGGCCTGACGACGCGGGTGTTCAACACGCAGGCCGCGGCGTTCGCCGACCTGAACGGCGACGGCCAACTCGACCTGATCCTGGCGAACGAGGGGCTGGAATCGGCGATCCTGTTCGGGGCGCGGCAGGACGCGATGCCGCGGACGCCGGTCGTGGTGGCGCTCAACGGCAGCCCCGGCCTGAGCGGCGGCCGGGTGGTGGTGAAGGACATGAACGGCAAGGCGGTGGCGACATCATGCGTGTGCGGCGGCGACGGCCGCGGCGGCAACGCGCTGGCGCCGCGCTTCGCACTGGCGCCGGGGTCGTACCGCGTGGAGGTGACGGCGCCGGGCGGCCGCACCGCGGGTGCGGCGCTCGACGTGCAGACGAGCCCGATTACGGTGCGGGTGCAGTAG
- a CDS encoding exosortase/archaeosortase family protein gives MSITTAAPAPPPTTAVLPTTPVTVVTAPTPPAPFRPPLWQVAALVGLLVWAYLPMLAVFFDKWINDPQYSHGLLVPFFSAYLVWKAWQAGPLVPLPRPWVGCGLLAVAVVLRAFAGSLLFHQLDAASLMLALVGVALAAGGMPLLRRVGGGLLFLLFMVPLPYELERNVGQPLKTAATISSTYLLQTLGQPAIRDGNLILIDEVRLGVVDACSGLKMLVTFAAFSVGAVLLTNRSWFERGMVLLGIIPIAVLTNVLRITATGLAYLVLTDKGTLDFLHDFYGWLMMPVGLALLALELWVLKKLVTND, from the coding sequence ATGTCGATCACCACCGCCGCACCCGCACCGCCGCCGACGACCGCCGTTTTGCCGACCACCCCCGTCACGGTCGTCACTGCGCCCACGCCGCCCGCCCCGTTCCGCCCGCCGCTGTGGCAGGTGGCCGCGCTCGTCGGCCTGCTGGTCTGGGCGTACCTGCCCATGCTGGCCGTGTTCTTCGACAAGTGGATCAACGACCCGCAGTACTCGCACGGCCTGCTCGTGCCGTTCTTCTCCGCGTACCTCGTGTGGAAGGCGTGGCAGGCCGGGCCGCTCGTGCCCCTGCCGCGGCCCTGGGTCGGCTGTGGGCTCCTCGCCGTGGCGGTCGTCCTCCGGGCGTTCGCCGGCAGCCTGCTGTTCCACCAGCTCGACGCCGCCAGCCTGATGCTCGCCCTCGTCGGCGTCGCGCTCGCGGCCGGCGGGATGCCGCTGCTGAGGCGCGTCGGCGGCGGGCTGCTGTTCCTCCTGTTCATGGTGCCGCTCCCGTACGAGTTGGAGCGGAACGTCGGCCAGCCGCTCAAGACGGCGGCCACCATCAGCAGCACGTACTTGTTGCAGACGCTCGGCCAGCCCGCGATCCGCGACGGCAACCTCATCCTGATCGACGAGGTGCGGCTCGGCGTCGTGGACGCGTGCTCGGGCCTGAAGATGCTGGTGACGTTCGCCGCGTTCTCGGTCGGGGCCGTGCTCCTGACGAACCGCTCGTGGTTCGAGCGCGGCATGGTGCTGCTCGGCATCATCCCGATCGCCGTGCTGACGAACGTGCTGCGGATCACCGCCACCGGCCTGGCGTACCTCGTCCTCACCGACAAGGGGACGCTCGACTTCCTGCACGACTTCTACGGCTGGCTCATGATGCCGGTCGGCCTGGCGCTGCTGGCGCTGGAGCTGTGGGTGCTCAAGAAGCTCGTCACGAACGACTGA
- a CDS encoding PQQ-binding-like beta-propeller repeat protein — MPRIPLLLVALLAAPAAAADPGPWATYRGNPQRTGNTDGKPGPAAPTVLWSVRSQDHFVASPVAVGDKVMLSGLGGFNRPTISLFPLTAAGAKVEPAWSKSAPYLKQASVSSAATEKGLLVFGDGMHQDSGGVLHCVTAAGGRPVWQLPVPGDLVHLEGGPSIADGKVYIGAGTAGVVCVELEKATLDGKDVDPATIAKLQDAKWKDLQAKFEEQKKKAPDFAVPPSEDQLLRPAPKKVWQAGEKRWHVDAAVNVAAGKVLVPTSYLDKEKVGERALYCLSADTGAELWKVPLPLNPWGGASVSGDTVVVPGSSVGYYFNDIKGAKGSLTALDLATGKERWKKDLPGGVVGAAAIADGQAVCTATDGKVRSFKLADGDRAWLYDAKAPMFAPPAVAGGVVYSADLLGTVHAIDAKTGAAKWTFPLPKDTPGMVYGGVTVHGGRLVVATCNLEGPFARRDTVVVCLGTR, encoded by the coding sequence ATGCCCCGCATCCCCCTCCTACTGGTCGCCCTCCTGGCCGCCCCCGCGGCCGCCGCCGACCCCGGGCCGTGGGCCACTTACCGCGGCAACCCCCAGCGCACCGGCAACACCGACGGCAAACCCGGCCCGGCCGCGCCGACGGTGTTGTGGTCGGTCCGCTCGCAGGACCACTTCGTCGCTTCGCCCGTCGCCGTCGGCGACAAGGTGATGCTCAGCGGCCTCGGCGGGTTCAACCGCCCCACCATCAGCCTGTTCCCGCTGACCGCCGCCGGTGCGAAGGTCGAGCCCGCGTGGTCGAAGTCGGCCCCGTACCTCAAGCAGGCGTCGGTCAGCTCGGCGGCCACCGAGAAGGGGCTGCTCGTGTTCGGCGACGGCATGCACCAGGACTCCGGCGGGGTGCTCCACTGCGTCACCGCCGCCGGCGGCCGACCCGTGTGGCAACTCCCCGTCCCCGGCGACCTCGTGCACCTCGAAGGCGGCCCGAGCATCGCCGACGGCAAGGTCTACATCGGCGCCGGCACCGCGGGTGTGGTCTGCGTCGAGTTGGAGAAAGCCACCCTCGACGGCAAGGACGTGGACCCGGCGACGATCGCCAAGCTGCAGGACGCCAAGTGGAAGGACTTGCAGGCGAAGTTCGAGGAGCAGAAGAAGAAGGCCCCCGACTTCGCCGTCCCGCCGTCGGAGGACCAGTTGCTCCGGCCCGCCCCGAAGAAGGTGTGGCAGGCCGGGGAGAAGCGCTGGCACGTCGACGCCGCGGTGAACGTGGCCGCAGGTAAGGTGCTGGTGCCGACCTCGTACCTCGACAAGGAAAAGGTCGGCGAGCGCGCCCTGTATTGCCTGAGTGCCGACACCGGGGCCGAACTGTGGAAGGTGCCGCTGCCACTGAACCCGTGGGGCGGCGCGAGCGTGAGCGGCGACACGGTGGTGGTCCCCGGCAGCTCCGTCGGTTACTACTTCAACGACATCAAGGGCGCGAAGGGGAGCCTGACGGCGCTCGACCTCGCCACCGGCAAGGAGCGCTGGAAGAAGGACTTGCCCGGCGGCGTGGTCGGCGCCGCGGCGATCGCCGACGGGCAGGCCGTGTGTACCGCCACCGACGGCAAGGTCCGCTCCTTCAAGCTCGCCGACGGCGACCGCGCCTGGCTGTACGACGCGAAGGCGCCGATGTTCGCGCCGCCGGCCGTCGCCGGGGGCGTGGTGTACTCCGCCGACCTGCTTGGCACGGTCCACGCCATCGACGCCAAGACCGGCGCCGCCAAGTGGACGTTCCCACTGCCGAAGGACACGCCGGGGATGGTGTACGGCGGCGTCACCGTCCACGGCGGCCGGCTGGTGGTGGCGACGTGCAACCTGGAAGGCCCCTTCGCCCGCCGCGACACCGTCGTCGTCTGCCTCGGCACCCGCTAA
- the pyk gene encoding pyruvate kinase, protein MSPTPRRTKIVATLGPATDDPPVLEAVLRAGVDVARVNFSHGAADEHLARVARFREAARKVGKFAAVLADLPGPKLRVKIAAARELAPGGEVSFSLTAEPVHADDLVLTEPEVLADVRPGQRMLLDDGRLQLDAGTTQGGRLLARVVVGGTLKPNKGLNLPDTPLTIAAVTDRDRAALLVAARAGVDWVALSFVRGPEAAGEVRAALAAAGIRAPVIAKVERPEAVRSAAAIVAAFDGVMVARGDLGVEIALEKVPTVQKMLINECRAAGKPVITATDMLDSMRESPRPTRAEASDVANAIFDGTDAVMLSGETAVGKYPVEAVGCMARIAVETETHLRDTGRSLGAHFNRPDFGIDDPMAEAAFDLADQVEATAIIIPTLSGRTARLVTRRRPWARVIAVAPTDPVLQGLAIDWGVTPVRMTPAGPGGDRTAMAVRDAFAAGTVRPGERVVILAGHPIEGGPLYPTIRVVRVDGNGESVPP, encoded by the coding sequence ATGTCCCCGACACCCCGACGGACCAAGATCGTCGCCACACTCGGGCCGGCCACCGACGACCCGCCGGTGCTCGAAGCCGTCCTCCGCGCCGGCGTCGACGTGGCCCGCGTCAACTTCTCGCACGGCGCCGCCGACGAGCACCTGGCCCGCGTCGCCCGCTTCCGGGAAGCCGCGCGGAAGGTCGGCAAGTTCGCCGCCGTCCTCGCGGACCTGCCCGGACCGAAGCTCCGCGTGAAGATCGCCGCCGCCCGCGAGCTGGCCCCCGGCGGCGAAGTCAGTTTCAGCCTCACCGCCGAGCCGGTCCACGCCGACGACCTGGTACTGACGGAACCCGAAGTGCTGGCCGACGTGCGGCCCGGCCAGCGGATGCTCCTGGACGACGGCCGGCTGCAACTCGACGCCGGCACCACGCAGGGCGGCCGGCTGCTGGCGCGTGTGGTGGTCGGCGGCACGCTCAAGCCGAACAAGGGGCTCAACCTCCCCGACACGCCGCTCACCATCGCCGCCGTCACCGACCGCGACCGGGCGGCGCTGCTGGTCGCGGCGCGGGCCGGCGTGGACTGGGTGGCGCTGTCGTTCGTCCGCGGCCCGGAGGCGGCCGGCGAGGTGCGGGCGGCGCTGGCCGCGGCCGGGATTCGTGCCCCGGTGATCGCGAAGGTCGAGCGGCCGGAGGCGGTCCGGAGCGCGGCCGCGATCGTCGCCGCGTTCGACGGCGTGATGGTGGCCCGCGGCGACCTCGGCGTCGAGATCGCGCTGGAGAAGGTGCCGACCGTGCAAAAGATGCTGATCAACGAGTGCCGGGCCGCGGGGAAGCCGGTCATCACCGCCACCGACATGCTCGACTCGATGCGCGAGAGCCCGCGGCCGACCCGGGCCGAGGCCAGCGACGTGGCCAACGCCATCTTCGACGGGACCGACGCCGTGATGCTCTCGGGCGAGACGGCGGTCGGGAAGTACCCCGTGGAGGCGGTCGGCTGCATGGCCCGCATCGCGGTCGAGACGGAGACGCACCTCCGCGACACCGGCCGGTCGCTCGGGGCGCACTTCAACCGCCCGGACTTCGGCATCGACGACCCGATGGCCGAGGCTGCGTTCGACCTCGCCGACCAGGTGGAGGCGACCGCGATCATCATCCCGACGCTGTCCGGCCGCACGGCCCGGCTCGTCACGCGGCGGCGGCCCTGGGCGCGGGTGATCGCCGTGGCTCCGACCGACCCGGTCTTGCAGGGGCTGGCCATCGACTGGGGCGTGACGCCGGTGCGGATGACGCCCGCCGGCCCCGGCGGCGACCGCACCGCGATGGCCGTCCGCGACGCCTTCGCGGCGGGCACGGTCCGCCCCGGCGAGCGCGTCGTGATCCTGGCGGGCCACCCGATCGAGGGCGGGCCGCTGTACCCGACCATCCGCGTCGTCCGCGTCGACGGGAACGGCGAGTCCGTGCCGCCGTGA
- the rpsD gene encoding 30S ribosomal protein S4, with protein sequence MARNVDPVCRMCRREQMKLYLKAERCFSPKCPIDREALPPGMHGARRSKTSEYGVRLREKQKLKRFYGVLENQFRRYYQLATRSPENTGEQLLSILERRLDNVVHRLGFAGNRNTARQMVAHGHVLVNGRKCDIPSALVKPGDVIKVKAVDRSLKMAREGLQKNLVRVPDFLVVTNNSDAPEGSMTRLPSRADVDERIDMIREQLIIEIATR encoded by the coding sequence ATGGCCCGCAACGTCGACCCCGTCTGCAGGATGTGCCGCCGCGAGCAGATGAAGCTCTACCTGAAGGCGGAGCGCTGCTTCAGCCCGAAGTGCCCGATCGACCGCGAGGCGCTGCCGCCGGGCATGCACGGCGCCCGCCGCAGCAAGACGTCCGAGTACGGCGTCCGCCTCCGCGAGAAGCAGAAGCTCAAGCGGTTCTACGGCGTGCTCGAGAACCAGTTCCGCCGCTACTACCAGCTCGCCACGCGGTCGCCCGAGAACACCGGTGAGCAGTTGCTCTCGATTCTCGAACGGCGGCTCGATAACGTCGTCCACCGACTCGGGTTCGCCGGCAACCGGAACACGGCCCGACAGATGGTGGCCCACGGGCACGTGCTCGTCAACGGCCGCAAGTGCGACATCCCGAGCGCGCTGGTCAAGCCCGGCGACGTGATCAAGGTGAAGGCCGTGGACCGCAGCCTCAAGATGGCCCGCGAGGGGTTGCAGAAGAACCTCGTCCGCGTCCCCGACTTCCTGGTCGTGACGAACAACAGCGACGCCCCGGAAGGCTCGATGACCCGCCTCCCGAGCCGGGCGGACGTGGACGAGCGGATCGACATGATCCGCGAGCAGCTGATCATCGAAATCGCGACCCGGTAA
- a CDS encoding mandelate racemase/muconate lactonizing enzyme family protein produces the protein MKITRVEAIPVCVPLKKGWTAKTAHGEHAVSPYVIVKVHTDAGLVGLGEATISGLWSGETQAGSVAAIRDYIAPQLVGTDPRDITAARRAMDFIIKLNPFTKAAVEMALWDISGKAVGRPVYQLLGGRVRDHVRIKLVVWARDVAGSRAMAEGHLALGVSCVKVKVGLDPDTDVARVRAVREVAGPDVPLTIDANCGWTIRQARHCLRALADTNLLLAEQPIPAGDPAALAELRHVTDAAIMADESVFTLQDAWLLTTHRAADILSVYPGKHGGIAATAEIVAVAKAAGIRCTIGSNLELGIGTAAMLHVAAAFPEIDTDSFPADTIGPFYHDADLITQPLDLGPPYARVPDGPGLGVELDEEQLKRWRVG, from the coding sequence ATGAAGATCACCCGCGTCGAAGCCATCCCGGTCTGTGTGCCCCTCAAGAAGGGCTGGACCGCGAAGACGGCTCACGGCGAACACGCCGTCTCGCCCTACGTGATCGTCAAGGTTCACACCGACGCCGGGCTCGTCGGCCTCGGCGAGGCCACCATCTCCGGCCTGTGGTCGGGCGAGACGCAGGCCGGCAGCGTCGCCGCGATCCGCGACTACATCGCCCCGCAACTCGTCGGCACCGACCCGCGCGATATCACGGCGGCGCGCCGGGCGATGGACTTCATCATCAAGCTGAACCCGTTCACGAAGGCCGCCGTCGAGATGGCCCTGTGGGACATTTCGGGCAAGGCCGTCGGGCGGCCGGTGTACCAACTCCTCGGCGGGAGGGTCCGCGACCACGTGCGGATCAAGCTCGTCGTCTGGGCGCGCGACGTGGCCGGCTCCCGCGCCATGGCCGAGGGGCACCTCGCGCTCGGCGTGTCGTGCGTGAAGGTGAAGGTCGGCCTCGACCCCGACACGGACGTGGCGCGGGTGCGGGCCGTCCGCGAAGTCGCCGGCCCCGACGTGCCGCTGACCATCGACGCCAACTGCGGCTGGACCATCCGCCAGGCCCGCCACTGCCTCCGGGCGCTCGCCGACACCAACTTGCTGCTCGCGGAACAGCCGATCCCGGCCGGCGACCCCGCGGCGCTGGCCGAACTGCGGCACGTCACCGACGCGGCGATCATGGCCGACGAGAGCGTCTTCACGCTGCAAGACGCCTGGCTCCTCACCACCCACCGGGCCGCGGACATCCTGAGCGTCTATCCCGGGAAGCACGGCGGCATCGCGGCCACGGCCGAGATCGTGGCGGTGGCGAAGGCGGCGGGCATCCGTTGCACGATCGGGAGCAACCTCGAACTGGGGATCGGCACCGCGGCCATGCTCCACGTCGCGGCCGCGTTCCCCGAGATCGACACGGACAGTTTCCCCGCCGACACCATCGGCCCGTTCTACCACGACGCCGACCTCATCACGCAACCGCTCGACCTGGGGCCGCCGTACGCGCGGGTGCCGGACGGGCCCGGGCTCGGCGTCGAACTCGACGAGGAGCAGCTGAAGCGCTGGCGCGTCGGCTGA
- a CDS encoding YdjY domain-containing protein, with protein sequence MKRLLVPALAVVFAVLVGVGGDPAAGQDKSAVVVVDKEKRTVSVPAKVAPRKLEHLKGEVYPIELIAGWGHPRGKKAHEIVVAIDVMPSDVHKGLEALGLKAGKPAKGPDAKAEGPAVLVYFEVPEGSTSKKVAIEKVLIDPKSKKQAPKMTFRFTGSTMVAPDPTKPDEKKYGADLTGSLVCLFPVTDEVVLQTDWTMKEEKYLKLDVNPEALPKEGGAVRLVIEAPAK encoded by the coding sequence ATGAAGCGTCTCCTGGTCCCCGCGCTGGCGGTCGTGTTCGCGGTACTCGTCGGCGTCGGCGGCGACCCCGCGGCGGGGCAGGACAAGTCGGCGGTCGTGGTCGTTGACAAGGAGAAGCGGACGGTCAGCGTGCCGGCGAAGGTCGCCCCGCGGAAGCTCGAACACCTCAAGGGGGAGGTCTACCCGATCGAGCTGATTGCCGGCTGGGGCCACCCGCGCGGCAAGAAGGCCCACGAAATCGTGGTGGCGATCGACGTGATGCCGTCGGACGTCCACAAGGGGCTGGAGGCCCTCGGTCTCAAGGCGGGGAAACCGGCGAAGGGGCCGGACGCGAAGGCCGAAGGGCCGGCCGTGCTGGTGTACTTCGAGGTGCCCGAAGGAAGCACCTCGAAGAAGGTGGCCATCGAGAAGGTGCTGATCGACCCAAAGTCGAAGAAGCAGGCGCCGAAGATGACGTTCCGGTTCACCGGCTCGACGATGGTGGCCCCGGACCCGACGAAGCCGGACGAGAAGAAGTACGGCGCCGACCTGACCGGCTCGCTGGTGTGCCTGTTCCCGGTCACCGACGAGGTGGTGCTACAGACCGACTGGACGATGAAGGAGGAGAAGTACCTGAAGCTGGACGTGAACCCCGAGGCGCTGCCGAAGGAGGGCGGCGCCGTCCGGCTTGTGATTGAAGCGCCAGCGAAGTAG
- the rpsK gene encoding 30S ribosomal protein S11: MAKSKKKKARRNVSRGIAHVQSTFNNTIVTITDTNGDVLCNASAGTVGFKGSRKSTPFAAQRAAEECAAKASKFGVKEVEVRVKGPGAGRESAITALQASGLNVKAIEDVTPLPHNGCRPPKKRRV, translated from the coding sequence ATGGCAAAGTCGAAGAAGAAGAAGGCCCGTCGTAACGTGTCGCGTGGGATCGCCCACGTGCAGAGCACGTTCAACAACACGATCGTGACCATCACCGACACCAACGGCGACGTGCTGTGCAACGCGTCGGCCGGCACCGTTGGGTTCAAGGGGAGCCGCAAGAGCACCCCGTTCGCGGCCCAGCGGGCCGCCGAGGAGTGCGCCGCCAAGGCGTCCAAGTTCGGCGTCAAGGAAGTCGAAGTCCGCGTGAAGGGGCCGGGCGCCGGCCGCGAGTCGGCCATCACCGCCCTGCAGGCCTCGGGTCTTAACGTCAAGGCCATCGAGGACGTGACCCCGCTGCCGCACAACGGCTGCCGCCCGCCCAAGAAGCGGCGCGTGTAA
- a CDS encoding DNA-directed RNA polymerase subunit alpha: MRVRWRGLELPNRVSADRATLTDTYGKFYIEPFERGFGMTLGNSLRRILLSSLEGSAVTRVKIGGVQHEISTITGVVEDVTDILLNVKSLVVKNVSDQPKVVRIQKHEAGVVRGVDVQHDETVQIINPEHHLATLTADVPFSVEMTVENGRGYKTADENAGKEREIGVIPVDSSFSPVVRVKYDIEETRVGQKTNYDRLVIEIWTNGTVGPQMALVEAAKILRKHLNPFVQYTEPGPEVPLDEPIEVGGSAPRDAGDAELEKKLNMSLAELELSVRATNCLETEGITTVRELVMRAEDELLEVRNFGETTLREVKAKLQERGLSLGMKLPTRR, encoded by the coding sequence ATGCGGGTTCGCTGGCGCGGGCTGGAACTGCCCAACCGGGTCTCGGCCGACCGGGCCACCCTCACCGACACCTACGGCAAGTTCTACATCGAGCCGTTCGAGCGCGGCTTCGGGATGACGCTGGGGAACTCCCTCCGCCGCATCCTCCTGTCGAGCCTCGAAGGGTCGGCCGTCACGCGCGTCAAGATCGGCGGCGTGCAGCACGAGATCTCCACCATCACCGGCGTCGTCGAGGACGTGACCGACATCCTCCTCAACGTCAAGAGCCTGGTCGTCAAGAACGTGAGCGACCAGCCGAAGGTCGTCCGCATCCAGAAGCACGAGGCCGGCGTCGTCCGCGGCGTGGACGTGCAGCACGACGAGACGGTGCAGATCATCAACCCCGAGCACCACCTCGCCACGCTCACCGCCGACGTGCCGTTCAGCGTCGAGATGACGGTCGAGAACGGCCGCGGGTACAAGACGGCCGACGAGAACGCCGGCAAGGAGCGCGAGATCGGCGTGATCCCGGTGGACAGCTCGTTCTCGCCGGTCGTTCGCGTCAAGTACGACATCGAGGAGACGCGCGTCGGCCAGAAGACGAATTACGACCGGCTCGTGATCGAGATCTGGACCAACGGCACCGTCGGCCCGCAGATGGCGCTGGTGGAGGCCGCGAAGATCCTGCGGAAGCACCTGAACCCGTTCGTGCAGTACACCGAGCCGGGGCCGGAGGTGCCGCTGGACGAGCCGATCGAGGTCGGCGGCAGCGCCCCGCGCGACGCCGGCGACGCCGAGCTGGAGAAGAAGCTGAACATGAGCCTGGCCGAGCTCGAGCTGTCGGTCCGGGCCACGAACTGCTTGGAGACGGAAGGGATCACCACCGTCCGCGAGCTGGTGATGCGGGCCGAGGACGAGCTCCTCGAGGTCCGCAACTTCGGCGAAACGACCCTCCGCGAGGTGAAGGCCAAGCTCCAGGAGCGCGGCCTCTCGCTGGGGATGAAGCTGCCCACACGCCGCTAA
- the rplQ gene encoding 50S ribosomal protein L17, producing MRHRQAGKHFSRTPAHREALFRNLSRSLITHERIVTTLPKAKALRPYIEKLITLAKKAAVITAAAPEGDKVARVKALHLRRQAATILGPTHGTAVVDKNDEVVEGDTILKKLFRDIGPRYKERPGGYTRIIKQHYRRLGDGGHTAVIELLKEGEQKVRLNAKAAPAPAPAPAAPTA from the coding sequence ATGCGCCATCGTCAGGCTGGAAAGCACTTCAGCCGCACCCCGGCCCACCGCGAGGCCCTGTTCCGCAACCTGTCGCGGTCGCTCATCACGCACGAGCGGATCGTCACCACGCTGCCGAAGGCGAAGGCGCTGCGGCCGTACATCGAGAAGCTCATCACGCTGGCGAAGAAGGCCGCCGTCATCACCGCCGCGGCCCCCGAGGGGGACAAGGTGGCGCGGGTGAAGGCGCTCCACCTCCGCCGCCAGGCCGCCACGATCCTGGGGCCGACGCACGGCACCGCCGTCGTCGACAAGAATGACGAAGTGGTGGAAGGCGACACGATCCTGAAGAAGCTGTTCCGCGACATCGGCCCGCGCTACAAGGAGCGGCCGGGCGGGTACACGCGGATCATCAAGCAGCACTACCGCCGCCTCGGCGACGGCGGCCACACGGCCGTGATCGAGCTACTGAAGGAGGGCGAGCAGAAGGTGCGCCTGAACGCCAAGGCCGCTCCTGCCCCGGCCCCCGCGCCGGCCGCCCCGACGGCGTGA